The sequence GCCCTCCTCCGGCGCCGCTTCTCCTCGCGGCTCagctgctgggggtgcagggccgcCCGGCCGCCCCCCTTGCCCTCCCCGCCGCCCTCCTCCACCGGCTCCGGGTCCGAGACGCAGCAGCCCAGCAGCCCCTTGGCGTCGGTCCCCGCCAGGGACTCCGGGTCCGAGGGAGCCGAGGAGGGGTGATCGGAATCCGCCGCTTGGTCCGGGCTGAGCATCattttggtggggtggggaa is a genomic window of Lepidochelys kempii isolate rLepKem1 chromosome 1, rLepKem1.hap2, whole genome shotgun sequence containing:
- the NHLH2 gene encoding helix-loop-helix protein 2 — translated: MMLSPDQAADSDHPSSAPSDPESLAGTDAKGLLGCCVSDPEPVEEGGGEGKGGGRAALHPQQLSREEKRRRRRATAKYRSAHATRERIRVEAFNLAFAELRKLLPTLPPDKKLSKIEILRLAICYISYLNHVLDV